The Bos indicus x Bos taurus breed Angus x Brahman F1 hybrid chromosome 13, Bos_hybrid_MaternalHap_v2.0, whole genome shotgun sequence genome includes a region encoding these proteins:
- the GFRA4 gene encoding GDNF family receptor alpha-4, producing the protein MGLSFWGRPPRPSLDAPHPPQTCGRNAQRPSLPIPATSVRVGHANNRSLPASPTGSRSSVAPNPCVDAADACTADERCHRLRTAYVAQCLGRAAPGGCPRARCRRALRHFFARGPPALTHALLFCPCGGPACAERRRQTFVPSCAFSGPGRAPPSCLGPLDACEHSRICRPRLLAFQVSCATTASNPDGCLRDQAPSCLRAYAGLVGTAITPNYVDNASARVEPWCDCRASGNRREECEVFRGLFTRNRCLDSAIQTFDGGWPPILRNQLDSHQDPEQSLLQVSTADAPLEESSLLSMLLVLALQSLF; encoded by the exons ATGGGTCTCAGCTTTTGGGGGAGGCCACCCAGGCCCAGCCTCGACGCTCCGCATCCACCGCAGACGTGTGGCAGGAATGCCCAGAGGCCGTCGCTGCCCATCCCCGCAACG AGTGTGCGTGTAGGGCACGCCAACAACCGCAGCCTACCCGCCTCTCCAACAGGATCGCGGAGCTCTGTAGCACCGAATCCATGCGTGGACGCGGCCGACGCGTGCACCGCCGACGAGCGGTGCCATCGGCTGCGCACGGCGTACGTGGCGCAGTGCTTGGGTCGTGCCGCGCCGGGGGGCTGCCCCCGCGCCCGCTGCCGCCGCGCCCTGCGCCACTTCTTCGCCCGCGGGCCGCCCGCGCTTACCCACGCACTGCTCTTCTGCCCTTGCGGCGGCCCCGCGTGCGCAGAGCGCCGGCGCCAGACCTTCGTGCCCTCCTGCGCTTTCTCAGGGCCTGGCCGGGCGCCACCTTCCTGCCTCGGGCCCTTAGATGCCTGCGAGCACAGCCGGATCTGCAG GCCCCGCCTCCTGGCCTTCCAGGTCTCCTGCGCGACCACAGCCAGCAACCCTGACGGCTGCCTCCGAGACCAGGCCCCCAGCTGCCTGCGCGCCTACGCCGGCCTCGTGG GCACAGCCATCACGCCCAACTACGTGGACAACGCAAGCGCGCGCGTGGAGCCCTGGTGCGACTGCAGAGCCAGCGGAAATCGGCGTGAGGAGTGCGAAGTCTTCCGGGGGCTCTTTACGAGGAACCGCTGCTTGG ACAGTGCCATACAGACCTTTGACGGTGGGTGGCCCCCAATCCTACGTAACCAACTGGACTCCCACCAGGACCCTGAGCAGAGTCTCCTGCAG GTGTCTACTGCAGATGCGCCCCTGGAGGAGAGCTCCCTGCTCTCCATGCTTCTTGTTCTGGCTCTCCAGTCCCTGTTCTGA